From the Anopheles coustani chromosome X, idAnoCousDA_361_x.2, whole genome shotgun sequence genome, one window contains:
- the LOC131268911 gene encoding solute carrier family 41 member 1, producing the protein MKPNDIVESGGGGGGVAADGARRDSVVPFDTLDAVLLDSQGPVALGSRAASVRSSISSAGTAPLPHTVISLDTAMAFRAGPGTGAVGGPQATEFYRVDDDSYRPFTIYGGNAGDGSGKPASTTGSLSSIITTSIASSDPDRGDHRASSSCYTGSLAGDVGDLAGPLEQKQRPAVTALERAGDGGGDADGNAGGGNAGSEVVPAGGDGGDGGHGPVAAIRTEKWWQTTLQIAVPFFIAGFGTIAAGIILGRVENWNVFTQISELFILVPALLGLKGNLDMCLASRMSTQANLGNLNGTREIVKMIIGNIALVQVQAIVAAFIVSIFAIVVGAIMNQSFQFDHAMLITASSMFTATSSCFVLDFVLVGVILCTKRFRLNPDNLATPLAASIGDVVSISILSGMASLLFDHIKTHLWVTFVMVTGYFILLPFFVFVVYRNKYTSRVLTSGWGPVLASLFISGMGGLVLDTAVGMFNGFVVFQPIINGIGGNLVSVQASKISTFLHQSSILGIIPPHAKIAELPWRALIRGVPYAKTARILIMMSIPGQVLFVFVADYIHMSRSTIGLPFVLTYLFVSTLQIMLLLYIAHVIIHLMWKLKIDPDNSAIPYLTALGDLLGSSFLMLAFLFLRSIGHPYGEEHTEQVAGFTLLTTEPSYNSTVLSDLIHEASGF; encoded by the exons ATGAAACCGAACGATATTGTGGAAtctggcggcggcggcggcggtgttGCCGCCGATGGCGCGCGCCGGGACAGTGTCGTCCCGTTCGATACGCTGGACGCGGTGCTGCTGGACAGCCAGGGCCCGGTGGCGCTCGGTTCGCGGGCTGCCAGCGTCCGCTCGAGCATCTCCAGCGCCGGCACGGCGCCCCTTCCGCACACAGTCATTTCGCTCGACACGGCCATGGCGTTCCGTGCCGGGCCCGGTACCGGTGCCGTCGGGGGCCCGCAGGCCACCGAGTTCTACCGGGTCGATGACGATAGCTATCGCCCGTTCACGATTTACGGTGGAAATG CAGGTGATGGATCCGGAAAGCCAGCGTCCACCACCGGCTCGCTGAGCTCGATCATCACCACATCGATTGCGTCGTCCGACCCGGACCGTGGTGATCACCGTGCGAGCAGCAGCTGCTACACCGGTAGTTTGGCTGGCGATGTTGGAGATCTCGCCGGTCCGTTGGAGCAAAAGCAGCGTCCCGCCGTGACCGCGTTGGAGCGCGCCGGagacggtggtggtgatgccGATGGCAACGCAGGCGGTGGCAACGCTGGGTCCGAAGTTGTGCCCGCCGGAGGAGATGGGGGAGACGGTGGGCACGGTCCGGTCGCCGCCATCCGGACGGAGAAGTGGTGGCAGACGACGCTGCAGATCGCCGTACCGTTTTTCATCGCCGGGTTCGGTACAATCGCGGCCGGTATCATCCTGGGACGCGTAGAG AACTGGAATGTCTTTACCCAGATCTCGGAGCTGTTCATCCTGGTGCCGGCCCTGCTGGGCCTGAAGGGTAACCTGGACATGTGTCTGGCGTCGCGCATGTCGACCCAGGCGAACCTCGGCAATCTGAACGGGACGCGCGAGATCGTCAAGATGATCATAGGGAACATCGCGCTGGTGCAGGTGCAGGCGATTGTTGCCGCGTTCATCGTCTCCATCTTTGCGATCGTCGTCGGTGCGATCATGAACCAGAGCTTCCAGTTCGATCACGCGATGCTCATCACCGCGTCCAGCATGTTCACCGCTACGAGCTCCTGCTTCGTGCTCG ACTTTGTGCTGGTCGGCGTGATTCTCTGCACCAAGCGGTTCCGGCTGAACCCAGACAATCTGGCCACGCCGCTCGCCGCCTCCATCGGCGATGTCGTCTCCATCTCAATCCTCTCCGGCATGGCGTCGCTTCTGTTTGATCACATCA AAACGCACCTCTGGGTTACGTTCGTCATGGTCACCGGGTACTTCATCCTGCTGCCGTTCTTCGTGTTTGTGGTGTACCGGAACAAGTACACGAGCCGCGTCCTCACCTCCGGCTGGGGTCCGGTGCTGGCCAGTCTGTTCATCAGTGG CATGGGAGGTCTGGTGCTCGACACGGCGGTCGGCATGTTCAACGGTTTCGTCGTGTTCCAGCCCATCATCAACGGCATCGGCGGCAACCTGGTGTCGGTGCAGGCGAGCAAGATCtccaccttcctgcatcagaGCTCCATCCTCGGCATCATACCGCCGCACGCCAAGATCGCCGAGCTGCCGTGGAGGGCGTTGATCCGAGGAG TGCCGTACGCTAAAACTGCGCGCATTCTCATCATGATGTCGATTCCCGGGCAGGTGCTGTTCGTGTTTGTCGCCGACTACATCCACATGTCCCGCTCGACGATCGGCTTACCCTTCGTACTGACCTACCTGTTCGTCAGCACGCTTCAG ATCATGCTGCTACTGTACATCGCCCACGTCATCATCCATCTGATGTGGAAGCTGAAGATCGATCCGGACAACTCGGCCATCCCGTACCTGACGGCCCTCGGCGATCTGCTCGGCTCGAGCTTCCTGATGCTGGCGTTCCTGTTCCTGCGCTCCATCGGACACCCGTACGGCGAGGAGCACACCGAGCAGGTCGCCGGCTTCACCCTGCTGACCACCGAGCCGTCGTACAACAGCACCGTGCTGTCGGACCTCATCCACGAGGCGTCCGGCTTCTAA